A section of the Leptotrichia sp. HSP-342 genome encodes:
- a CDS encoding glycyl-radical enzyme activating protein, with translation MRALVTDIERGATFDGPGIRTVVYFKGCPLRCLWCSNPETQKLENEFWDYDGSLYKGNKNPCSGCPAANSLKQVAKDMTLEEVFEIVMKDENFYRNSGGGVTLSGGEILVNSGFAIELFEKLKEEYVNTAIETTGYGNYKDLENLAKLTDTVLFDIKYLNSQKHKEYTSVSNEIILENLTKLSKWHKKIIMRFPFIKGINDDEKNIRQTAEFLKKLNLLEVNILPYHTMGLEKYRKLGREYPMKTLEKHTQAELDNAVGIMNSYGLKAKLYG, from the coding sequence ATGAGAGCATTAGTTACAGATATTGAAAGAGGAGCTACATTTGATGGACCAGGAATTAGAACAGTCGTGTATTTTAAAGGATGTCCACTTAGATGTCTGTGGTGTTCCAATCCTGAAACGCAAAAATTGGAAAATGAATTTTGGGATTATGATGGCTCTCTTTACAAAGGAAACAAAAATCCATGTTCTGGCTGTCCTGCCGCAAATTCACTAAAACAAGTTGCAAAAGACATGACACTGGAAGAAGTATTTGAAATCGTTATGAAAGATGAAAACTTTTATAGAAATTCTGGTGGCGGTGTTACATTGAGTGGCGGAGAAATACTTGTAAATTCAGGTTTTGCAATAGAACTTTTTGAAAAGTTAAAAGAAGAATATGTTAATACGGCCATAGAAACGACAGGATATGGGAATTACAAGGATCTTGAAAATTTAGCAAAACTAACAGATACTGTATTATTTGATATAAAGTACTTAAATAGCCAAAAACATAAGGAATACACTTCTGTCTCAAATGAAATTATTTTAGAAAATCTTACAAAACTTTCAAAATGGCACAAAAAAATCATTATGCGATTTCCGTTTATAAAAGGAATTAATGATGACGAGAAGAATATTCGTCAAACAGCAGAATTCCTAAAAAAATTGAATCTTCTAGAAGTAAACATTCTCCCCTATCACACAATGGGATTAGAAAAATATAGAAAACTAGGTCGTGAATATCCTATGAAAACATTGGAAAAACATACACAAGCGGAACTAGATAACGCTGTAGGCATAATGAACAGTTACGGATTGAAAGCAAAATTATATGGATAA
- a CDS encoding transaldolase family protein, giving the protein MQYFIDTANLENIKKISDIFPIAGVTTNPTIIAKEKRDFKDIINDIFDIIGRDKIVHVQAVGSTAEIMIKEVKLLHDTFGENLYTKIPVTPEGIKAIKNLAKDGYKITATGILSPQQIIMAAEAGAEYMAPYINRSDNIGENGIEIVKDAYKILEMTKKTDEEKLARYKRIFEPKILGASFKNVRQVHEAILAGSKSVTVAPDVFEKLIYHPYTDWSMDTFNSDWEKVYGQKTLLDLL; this is encoded by the coding sequence ATGCAATATTTTATTGATACGGCAAATTTAGAAAATATAAAAAAAATCAGTGATATTTTTCCAATAGCAGGTGTAACTACAAATCCTACTATTATTGCAAAGGAAAAAAGAGATTTTAAGGATATTATAAATGATATTTTTGATATTATTGGAAGAGATAAAATTGTGCATGTACAGGCTGTGGGAAGTACAGCTGAAATAATGATAAAAGAAGTGAAGCTTCTGCATGATACTTTTGGAGAAAATCTTTATACAAAAATCCCTGTAACGCCTGAAGGTATAAAAGCTATAAAAAATTTGGCAAAAGATGGATATAAAATTACTGCAACAGGTATTTTGTCACCTCAGCAGATAATTATGGCAGCTGAAGCAGGAGCAGAATACATGGCTCCATATATCAATCGTTCTGATAACATTGGCGAAAATGGAATTGAAATTGTAAAAGATGCATATAAAATCCTTGAAATGACTAAAAAAACTGATGAGGAAAAACTGGCACGGTACAAAAGAATTTTTGAGCCAAAAATATTAGGAGCTTCATTTAAGAATGTAAGACAAGTTCATGAAGCAATTCTAGCTGGATCAAAATCTGTAACAGTAGCTCCAGACGTTTTTGAAAAATTAATTTATCATCCTTACACAGACTGGAGCATGGATACATTTAATTCAGACTGGGAAAAAGTTTATGGCCAAAAAACATTGCTTGATTTATTATAA
- the tuf gene encoding elongation factor Tu — protein sequence MAKAKFERSKPHVNVGTIGHVDHGKTTTTAAISKVLAEKGLAEKVDFENIDQAPEERERGITINTAHIEYETEKRHYAHVDCPGHADYVKNMITGAAQMDGAILVVSAADGPMPQTREHILLARQVGVPYIVVYLNKVDMVDDEELLELVEMEVRELLTEYGFPGDDVPVIKGSSLGALNGEAQWVERIMELMDAVDEYIPTPERPVDQAFLMPIEDVFTITGRGTVVTGRVERGVINVGEEVEIVGIKPTTKTTVTGVEMFRKLLDSGQAGDNIGALLRGTKKEEVERGQVLAKPGTINPHTGFKSEVYVLTKDEGGRHTPFFTGYKPQFYFRTTDITGEVNLPEGVEMVMPGDNIEMTVELIHPIAMEEGLRFAIREGGRTVASGVVATITK from the coding sequence ATGGCAAAAGCTAAATTCGAGAGAAGCAAACCACACGTAAACGTAGGAACAATAGGTCACGTTGACCATGGGAAAACAACAACAACAGCAGCAATTTCAAAAGTATTGGCTGAAAAAGGGCTAGCTGAAAAAGTTGACTTTGAAAACATTGACCAAGCGCCTGAAGAAAGAGAAAGAGGAATTACAATCAACACAGCTCACATTGAGTATGAAACAGAAAAAAGACACTATGCTCACGTTGACTGTCCAGGGCATGCGGATTACGTAAAAAACATGATTACAGGAGCAGCTCAAATGGATGGTGCTATCTTAGTAGTATCAGCAGCTGACGGTCCTATGCCTCAAACAAGAGAGCATATCCTTCTTGCAAGACAGGTTGGAGTACCTTATATCGTAGTTTACTTGAACAAAGTTGACATGGTAGACGACGAAGAATTATTAGAACTAGTAGAAATGGAAGTAAGAGAATTACTTACAGAATATGGATTCCCTGGAGATGACGTTCCAGTAATCAAAGGATCTTCATTAGGAGCATTAAATGGAGAAGCTCAATGGGTAGAAAGAATTATGGAATTAATGGATGCAGTTGATGAATATATCCCAACACCAGAAAGACCAGTAGACCAAGCATTCCTAATGCCAATTGAAGATGTGTTCACAATTACAGGAAGAGGAACAGTTGTAACAGGAAGAGTGGAAAGAGGAGTAATCAATGTTGGTGAAGAAGTAGAAATCGTAGGAATCAAGCCAACAACAAAAACTACTGTAACAGGAGTAGAAATGTTCAGAAAATTATTGGATTCAGGACAAGCTGGAGACAACATTGGAGCATTGTTAAGAGGAACTAAGAAAGAAGAAGTTGAAAGAGGACAAGTACTTGCTAAACCAGGAACAATCAATCCACATACAGGATTCAAGTCGGAAGTATACGTATTGACAAAAGATGAAGGAGGAAGACATACACCATTCTTCACAGGATACAAACCACAATTTTACTTCAGAACGACTGACATTACAGGAGAAGTAAACTTACCAGAAGGTGTAGAAATGGTAATGCCTGGAGACAACATTGAAATGACAGTTGAACTAATTCACCCAATCGCAATGGAAGAAGGATTAAGATTTGCGATAAGAGAAGGTGGAAGAACAGTAGCTTCAGGAGTAGTAGCAACTATTACTAAATAG